Sequence from the Flavobacterium sp. TR2 genome:
GCCAAGAATGGACGGACGCCTTATTCCGCAGTTTTATTCGAAAGGCGAAGCGGTTCCTTTTGTAGCGCATCCGAACAATGTGAAGGACTTTTTTAATACAGGTCTTACTTACGACAATAGCGTTTCTATTGCAAAAGCAAATGAAAAATCAGATTTCCGTTTAGGAGTAAACAATCAGAAACAGCTTGGAACTGTTCCAAATAGTGAAATAAACAAAACAAACTTTACGGTGAATACCAATTATCAGATTTCTGAAAATGTGAAAGTTGGAGTTAATGCTAATTATATTGTAACAAATGCACCACAATTGCCAGGAGGTCCGTCAGGCGGGCGTGCTGCGGGTGTGATGCTGCAGTTTCTTTGGTTCGGACGTCAGGTTGACATCAATCAGCTGGATAAAGATTGGACGACTAACTGGAACAACAGCTACTACAGCAACCCGTATTGGAATGCGTATTACAATACAACAAGCCAGCAGCGTAACCGTATAATTGGGGATGTTCACTTAGATGCAAAATTGGCTGACGGACTTAACTTCAGATTCCGTACAGGAGTTGATTATTATAACGACCGCAGAAAATATACGATTAAGTATGGTACAAACGGAACTCCTTTCGGATCGTATGCAGAAGATGCTTACACGGTAAATGAGCAAAATACTGAGGGTATATTTCAATATACAAAACAGCTAAATGACGATTTCAGTTTAGACGCGCTTGCAGGTTTCAATATTCGTAACCATAGCGATGCCAACAACTATCAGAAAGCGCCCCGTTTAGCGGTACCAGATTTGTACACTTTAACAAATTCTCGAGATCCGTTGACATCATCTAACTCATTGTCAAGATTAAGAGTGTATAGTGCTTATGCGTCTGCTCAGGTAGGATTTAGAAACTATGCTTTCTTAAACGTTACAGCACGTAATGACTGGTCTTCTACATTGCCAAGCAGCAACCGTTCTTATTTTTATCCATCTATTAATGGTAGTGTGGTATTGACAGATGCATTGGATATCAAAAGCAGTACGTTAGATTTCTTAAAAGTTCGAGGCGGATGGTCTGAAGTTGGTAACGATGCAGATCCGTATCAGTTGGCTACGGTTTACAATTTCCAAACTGCTTTTGACGGAAACCCAATCCAGACTTCTTCTCAAAAGAAATTAAATGAGAATCTAAAGCCAGAAACAACTCGTTCTACAGAGGTAGGTCTTGAAGCTTCTTTCTGGAAAAACAGACTTCATTTTGATGTAGCGTACTATAACACAAACAGTTTTGACCAAATTTTAGAAATTAAAACTACAGCATCAAGCGGTTATACTTCGCAATTAATCAATGCAGGTAAAATTAACAACCAAGGTATCGAGGTGCAATTGGATGGAAATCCTATTCAGACTGAAAAATTCAAGTGGAATGTGGCTTTAAACTATTCAAAAAATAAGAGTAAAGTAGAAATTCTAGATTACGCAGGAGATATTAAAAACTATACTATTGGTTCTTCTGGAGGTGTCGATGTATTGGCGTCTGTTGGGCAGGCTTATGGTGCATTGTACGGAACAGCTTATCAGCGTGATGCAAGCGGAAATATTGTGGTGGGAGCAAACGGTTTGCCAAAAGCAGATCCGACAAAAAGAGTTTTAGGACACTATACGCCTGATTATCTGGCTGGACTGACAAATACCTTGACTTACAAAAATTTTGATCTGTCATTTCTTATTGATGCTAGTGTTGGCGGTGAACTTTTCTCGGGAACCAACAGAACAGGTAATTACACAGGAGTATTGGCGCAGACGCTTCCGGGACGTGGTGCTGAAAATGGAGGTTTAAGCTACTATTATCCAGGAAACAATACGGCTAATCCAAAAACTCTTGTGAGCGGAGGAGCTGCTCCAAGCGGTGTAACGGTTTATGATGACGGAATGATATTCGGAGGTGTATTTGCAGATGGAACGCCAAATAATAAATTGATTAGCGCACAAGAATATTACAAAGCATCATACAACATTAGCGAAGCGTATATCTACAGCTCTACTTTTGTAAAAATGAGAGAGATAAAACTAACTTATAATGTTGATAAAAAGCTGGTTAAAAAACTAGGATTAGAAGGAGCAAGCATTACTGCCGCTGGACGTAACTTATTCTTTATCTACAAAGACGCGCCAAATATTGACCCTGAAACCGCTTTCAACACTGGAAATGCACAAGGATTGGAAAGTTTAGCGCTGCCAACAACCAGAAATTTCAGTCTTAATCTTAATGTTAAATTTTAAAAACTCGGAATCATGCTAAAAAAACTATCATATACAATATTGTTTGCATTGACACTGAGCTCTTGCAGCGACACTCTGGACGATATAAATAAAAATCCAAATGCGACTGAAACTCCGCTTGCGCCATACCTTTTGACGGGTACTTTGAAACAAGGAGCAGATTTGTATTGGGGAGATGCCAATAACTTTAACTCAACTTTGCTTTTTGTACAGCATTGGGCTAAAATTCAATATACAGAACCAGATCGATACGATGTTTCGAATGCTTCTTTCACATCCTTATGGGATAAGGGATATTCAACTCTAATTACAGATTTGAACACGATTATAAAATTTCCAGAAGCGCAAGCCAATTCTAATTATAAAGGAATCGCCCTAACACTACGTTCATGGACATTTTTGCTGCTGACAGATGCCTACGGAAGCATTCCGTACAAAGAAGCGGGGCAGAAAGTAACGCCAGCGTATAATACTCAAAAAGAAGTTTACACAGGTCTGCTTGAAGATTTGAAACAAGCACAATCTTTATTGAACGCTGCAAATGGTTCTGTTATTGGAGATTTGGTGTATAAAGGTGATATATCGAAATGGAAAAAATTTGTGAATTCGCTTCGTTTGAGAATTGCATTAAGAATTTCTGACAAGGAACCTACATTAGCAAAACAGGCTGCAATTGATGCAACAAGCGATGCTGCGGGAGTAATCAGCAGTGAAAGCGAAACATTTAAATTTACTTATACGAGTTCGCCACAGCAAAACCCTGCTTCGGCTTGGTTTGAGACACGAGATGATTTCCGTATTTCAAAAACTATGGTTGATCAATTATATGCATTGTCAGATCCTCGTTTGCCGGTATTTGCGCAATTGCCATCAGATGCGAGCGTAGGCAAATATGTTGGAGGTGCAAACGGATTGTCAAATAGTGATGCAAATAGCCAAGGTTTTGCTAAAACCTCAAAACCTGGGACATATTTCCTTACGTCGGCTTCGCCAGCGGTAATTGCTTCTTACTCCGAAACACTATTTAATCTTGCAGAAGCTGCGGCAAGGGGTTACATTTCAGGAGATGCAGAACAATATTATAAAAATGCTATTACGGCATCTTTCAATCAATTTGGAATAACAAATGCAGCAACTATTTCTACATATTTGAATCAGGCAAGTGTGAAATATGATGCTTCAAACTATGCCAAATCAATCGGTACGCAAAAATGGATTGCGTTCTTCGGACAAGGTCTTGACGCATTTACGGAGTGGAGAAGATTAGATTATCCAGTATTAAAAGCGGGCCCTAGTACTGTTTTGGATGGAAAAATTCCTTCGCGTCTTTTCTATCCGGGTACAGAACAATCTCTTAATGGCGCTAGTTATCAAGCCGCTGTTGCAGATCAAGGAAAAGATTTATTGACCACCAAATTATGGTTTGATGTGAAATAATAAATGGAATTATTTTTTTGAGATTTTCCTATAATAATTATTCCGTAGGAACATCTGATCGGTAAAAAAAAACGGGACGTTATACATAGTGTCCCGTAGGGACACCTGTTTTGCGGAAACAATTTGTTTAACGTTTGATCAAACGTTCCTACGGAACGTAAATTCATAATCCGAATTATTTTTACCAATCAAACATTCCTACGGAATGAGGAGCCCTGCATCAAAATTTGATGCGGGGCTTTTTGTATTATTCCATTCGCTATTTTTGTTTACCGATCAGACATTCCTACGGAATGAAGAAGCACTGCATTAAAATTTGATGCGGGGGTTTTTGTATTATTCCATTCGCTGCTTCTGCCTTTCCTGGTTTGATTCTTCTTCCGAAATTCCTCGTGTCCAGTATGAAACCGCATAATAGCGATCCCGTTCCAATTGAAGCGCTTCTTTTAGATATCTTCGTATTTTTTTGATTACTTCAAATTCTGCCGCAGCATATATATAAAACTGTTTTTCTTCCGCTAACAAAGCGATGCATTCTTCTGCCAGTTTGCTTCCGCTTAGCGGAGATGAATTATAGATCCATCTAACATTGAGATTGGCTTTGCTATGCAGAACAAACGTATCTCGATAAGAGTTTACTTCGAGCAGAAGCATAACATTTGCAGTCGAAGGCAATGTTTCTAAAATAACTGAAATGACTGGAATGGCAGTGCTATCTCCAACAATAAAATAGTTTTGAGCAGAAGGGACAAGAGGTTTTTGGCTTTCTTTCATCGCAATGCCCAGAAAATCTCCCGATTTAGCATTTTCTGCCCATTTAGAAGCAGGTCCGCTATCTCCATGCGCCACAAAATCGATTTGAAGAGTTTTAGCATTAAAATCAATATCGCGTGTGGTATACGTTCGCACTGCCGTAAAAAAGTCAGAATTCCAAATTGATTCTTCATAATCAGCGCAATACATTGCTTTTTCTGAAGGGATATAAATTTTATTATGGCTTCCAGAACGCATATTTTGAAACAGAACCAGCTGTTCATCAGACATTTTAAAGATTATCCTGATATAATGCGGTGTAATGAATATCTTTTCTTTTACCACAAAAATAGAGCGTGCGGTATTTCGTATTGGTTTATCCATAAATTAGATGTTTGGGTTTACAATTGCCTGAATTTCTTTTCGCTCTGATTGAAGGAGGCTTGCAATGGCGATAACACAGCTGAATGCTCCAAAAAAATAGATGGACTGGTAGCTGAACCATCCTGCAATTAAACCTGCCATTGGTCCCGCAATTCCTAAAGAAAGATCAAAAAAAGCGGCATAAGCACCTAAGGCAGTTCCTCTCATTTGCGGACTTATTTTTTGTATGGCTAATACGCCTAAAGATGGAAAAACAAGCGAAAACCCAATGCCAATAAGAGCACATCCTAAAATTGCTGTCCAGCCGTTAGCAGATAAACCGATGCACAACTGACCTGCAATCTCAATTAGAAAAGAAATCATAGCAACTTTAAATCCGCCAAAACGATCGGGATAAGAAGAGAAAAAAACGCGAGTCAAAATATATGAGCCTCCAAAGAACAGAAATCCTAGAGAAGCTCCTTCCCAATTTTTCTGGCTGAATAATAACGCAATAAATGATGCGATGCACGCGAAAGCAATAGAGGAGAAGGCGAGCGCAATTCCTTGAGGGAATACTTTTCCGATTACTTTATAGAAAGGAGTCCTCAAATGTCCTTTATGTACAGGAACTATTGGCAATTTTTTAGCGGCAATCCAGCTTACAAATGCCAGAAGCAGAACCGAAGAAAATGCCAGGATTGTTCCAAATTGGACAATCCATAGCCCAAATGGAGCGCCTACTGCAATTCCGGCATACATGGCAATTCCGTTCCAAGTCATTACCTTGCCAGAATTCTGCTGTCCCAAAAGCCCGATTCCCCAAGTAAGCATTCCTGTTACCAGAAAACTTTCGGCTATTCCGTGCACGATTCGCGACAAAAGCAGCAAGCAAAGCGATAATAAAGAAACTGATGCTGCAGAACAAGCGAACATATATAAAAAACCAGCCGATAAAACCAGTAAAATGCCGCGTGTCGTACTGGTTTTTGACCCCAAAACATCGGTTGTTTTTCCTGCGTAGGCACGTGTAAGCAGCGTTGCCATTGCCTGTAAGCCAATAACTAAACCAACGGCAAGATTGCCAAATCCTAATTCTTGTTTTATAAATTTTGGAAGTATGCCTATAGAAATGCCAATTGTTGTATAAACTGCCAAAACTGTTATTACAATAGGAATTAAAAGCTTGATATTAGATTGGGGAGCATTGTTTGTAGTTGAACTTTCTGTCATAATTTTACTTTGTATATTAATAATTTTACAAAGGCAAAATTAGGACTGCGTTCAGTCTTATTAGTTGTCTATAACAGGGGAGTTATTGGATAAATCATGGTTTTTTGATCTAAACTCGGAAGCGGTCATGCCAGTGTTTTTTTTCATAAAACGCGAGAAGTAAGCATGATCGTCATAACCCAATTCAAAAGCAATTTGTTTTATATCCAGCTCAGTATAATACAATAAACGTTTGGCTTCTAGTGTAATAGCTTGCTGTATCCAGTAGCTTACAGTAAAACCGGTAACCTGTTTTACGATTTCGTTTAAATACAAAGGAGTAATGTTTAGCAAACCTGCATAATCTTTTACCTGCTTGCATTCTTTATAGCGTTCTTGCAAAAGCTGTTTAAATGCATTGACTGTCTGGTATTTCTGCCCGCCAATAAGTGCCTTAGCCGAATCTTCCTGTACAAGGGCTCCTATAAAAAATCCTAAAACAGCATCGGCAAGAGAATATTCGGTTTGGTCCTGAAAGAATTCGTTTTTCTGTTTCAGAAGATTTTCAAGTATCGGAATAACAGCAAAAAGAAGATTATCTTCTGCCAGCTGAATGCCCTGTCTGCTATTTAAGTAAGTATTTAAGATTTGAGTGTATTTCTCAGAAATCAAAAGCGAATCCATAAAAATATACCATCCTTTGCAGTTGTCCTGATTCGTATACGAATGCACCTGTCCTGGCGCAATAAAGTAAGCGCAGTGACCAGACATGGCAATTGGTTTAAAATCAAGTTCCAATTCAAAAGTACCCTGAGCCAGTACAATAAACATATAATGATCATCACGATGAGGCGCTCGCGCTTTTTCTGAAAATGCACCAATTGGAATAACATCTATTCCAATAGTTTTCATTTCATCCCGATGTATTTCAATATGATTCAGGTTCATTTTTTTTATTGAATTGTATCCAAAGGTAAAAGGAATTAGAAGAAGTTGTTCGTTATTTTACAATTTTTGCCTAAGCAGAATAATTTCCTTTGTAAAAAAATCTATAAACCATGAAAACAAAAATCATTTTAGGCACATTCATGCTGCTTACTTTTTGGAGTAATGCCCAAACGACAGATCCTGCTTTGAAAGAGGTAAAAAAAATTATCGAAGCCAGCAACAAAACTTTTTCAGATTTTACGAATAAGAACGATGGTTCTATACTTGCAAGGTACACAGAAGATGCTTGTCTGTTTCCTCCAAATGCAGAGCCGAAATGCGGAGGGCAGCAAATTGATTCTTTTTTCAGAGGCGGACCTCAAGTGCACGTCAAATTTACTATTCAGCATCTTTATGGAGATGCAAAATCAGCCGTGACAGAAGAAAGTTTTTATGAAATGACCGATATGAGCGGCAAAAAACTAGATGACGGAAAAGTAATTGTAATCTGGAAGAAAACAAAAGACGGCTGGAAAATGCATCGCGATATGTTTAGCAGCAACCATCCTGCAAAACAAAGCTAGAAGCCAATATTAACGGCCTGCTGTAAATCGGTATCGTTTTTTAGCAGCGAATTTCGGGATGCAGATGGCGTAATGCCTGTAAACTTCTTAAAATCTTTAATAAAATGAGCTTGGTCATAA
This genomic interval carries:
- a CDS encoding SusC/RagA family TonB-linked outer membrane protein, producing the protein MKKKLKRYAWLCILLISIGVKAQDTKPLIQSKLEGTVVDAITKEPIIGASVTIKGTTHGVITDTDGKFFFQTGQKFPYTLLISYLGYKKEEAIVNKNAIVIALTEEQNALSEVVVTALGISKEKKSLGYTTQALKGKELATTKETNFLNGLSGKLAGVRITNSQGDMGSSRIIIRGETSIAGNNQPLFVVDGVPVDNSQLNYGGATRDFRNAIADLNPQDIETLTVLKGPNAAALYGSRAAHGVVLITTKSGKGQKGGYGVTFNSGITVSQVATLPSFQNTFGQGSNGKFSYVDGKGGGVNDGVDESWGPRMDGRLIPQFYSKGEAVPFVAHPNNVKDFFNTGLTYDNSVSIAKANEKSDFRLGVNNQKQLGTVPNSEINKTNFTVNTNYQISENVKVGVNANYIVTNAPQLPGGPSGGRAAGVMLQFLWFGRQVDINQLDKDWTTNWNNSYYSNPYWNAYYNTTSQQRNRIIGDVHLDAKLADGLNFRFRTGVDYYNDRRKYTIKYGTNGTPFGSYAEDAYTVNEQNTEGIFQYTKQLNDDFSLDALAGFNIRNHSDANNYQKAPRLAVPDLYTLTNSRDPLTSSNSLSRLRVYSAYASAQVGFRNYAFLNVTARNDWSSTLPSSNRSYFYPSINGSVVLTDALDIKSSTLDFLKVRGGWSEVGNDADPYQLATVYNFQTAFDGNPIQTSSQKKLNENLKPETTRSTEVGLEASFWKNRLHFDVAYYNTNSFDQILEIKTTASSGYTSQLINAGKINNQGIEVQLDGNPIQTEKFKWNVALNYSKNKSKVEILDYAGDIKNYTIGSSGGVDVLASVGQAYGALYGTAYQRDASGNIVVGANGLPKADPTKRVLGHYTPDYLAGLTNTLTYKNFDLSFLIDASVGGELFSGTNRTGNYTGVLAQTLPGRGAENGGLSYYYPGNNTANPKTLVSGGAAPSGVTVYDDGMIFGGVFADGTPNNKLISAQEYYKASYNISEAYIYSSTFVKMREIKLTYNVDKKLVKKLGLEGASITAAGRNLFFIYKDAPNIDPETAFNTGNAQGLESLALPTTRNFSLNLNVKF
- a CDS encoding SusD/RagB family nutrient-binding outer membrane lipoprotein: MLKKLSYTILFALTLSSCSDTLDDINKNPNATETPLAPYLLTGTLKQGADLYWGDANNFNSTLLFVQHWAKIQYTEPDRYDVSNASFTSLWDKGYSTLITDLNTIIKFPEAQANSNYKGIALTLRSWTFLLLTDAYGSIPYKEAGQKVTPAYNTQKEVYTGLLEDLKQAQSLLNAANGSVIGDLVYKGDISKWKKFVNSLRLRIALRISDKEPTLAKQAAIDATSDAAGVISSESETFKFTYTSSPQQNPASAWFETRDDFRISKTMVDQLYALSDPRLPVFAQLPSDASVGKYVGGANGLSNSDANSQGFAKTSKPGTYFLTSASPAVIASYSETLFNLAEAAARGYISGDAEQYYKNAITASFNQFGITNAATISTYLNQASVKYDASNYAKSIGTQKWIAFFGQGLDAFTEWRRLDYPVLKAGPSTVLDGKIPSRLFYPGTEQSLNGASYQAAVADQGKDLLTTKLWFDVK
- a CDS encoding siderophore-interacting protein gives rise to the protein MDKPIRNTARSIFVVKEKIFITPHYIRIIFKMSDEQLVLFQNMRSGSHNKIYIPSEKAMYCADYEESIWNSDFFTAVRTYTTRDIDFNAKTLQIDFVAHGDSGPASKWAENAKSGDFLGIAMKESQKPLVPSAQNYFIVGDSTAIPVISVILETLPSTANVMLLLEVNSYRDTFVLHSKANLNVRWIYNSSPLSGSKLAEECIALLAEEKQFYIYAAAEFEVIKKIRRYLKEALQLERDRYYAVSYWTRGISEEESNQERQKQRME
- a CDS encoding MFS transporter, whose product is MTESSTTNNAPQSNIKLLIPIVITVLAVYTTIGISIGILPKFIKQELGFGNLAVGLVIGLQAMATLLTRAYAGKTTDVLGSKTSTTRGILLVLSAGFLYMFACSAASVSLLSLCLLLLSRIVHGIAESFLVTGMLTWGIGLLGQQNSGKVMTWNGIAMYAGIAVGAPFGLWIVQFGTILAFSSVLLLAFVSWIAAKKLPIVPVHKGHLRTPFYKVIGKVFPQGIALAFSSIAFACIASFIALLFSQKNWEGASLGFLFFGGSYILTRVFFSSYPDRFGGFKVAMISFLIEIAGQLCIGLSANGWTAILGCALIGIGFSLVFPSLGVLAIQKISPQMRGTALGAYAAFFDLSLGIAGPMAGLIAGWFSYQSIYFFGAFSCVIAIASLLQSERKEIQAIVNPNI
- a CDS encoding AraC family transcriptional regulator, translated to MNLNHIEIHRDEMKTIGIDVIPIGAFSEKARAPHRDDHYMFIVLAQGTFELELDFKPIAMSGHCAYFIAPGQVHSYTNQDNCKGWYIFMDSLLISEKYTQILNTYLNSRQGIQLAEDNLLFAVIPILENLLKQKNEFFQDQTEYSLADAVLGFFIGALVQEDSAKALIGGQKYQTVNAFKQLLQERYKECKQVKDYAGLLNITPLYLNEIVKQVTGFTVSYWIQQAITLEAKRLLYYTELDIKQIAFELGYDDHAYFSRFMKKNTGMTASEFRSKNHDLSNNSPVIDN